Genomic segment of Streptomyces roseifaciens:
GCCGCGCTCACCGAGGAACTGGAGCGCCGGGCGCCCGCCACCGCTTACGTCTCTCTGATCGCGGACGGCCCCGCACGCTTCCTCTACGAGAAGTTCGGCTTCGCAGATACCGCCACGCACGACTCGATCGGCATGTACCGCATGATGGGCGAGAGCTGAAGGGCGCGGGCCGGCCGGAGCCCATGCCGCGTCAGTCGAGGGCCGTGCCCGGTAGGGGCCACTGCCTGCGGGAAGGGATCAGCAGGCGCAGGAGGCGGGTGCCGCAGCGCAGCTTCCAGTCGTCCGGGTACCTGATGCGTGTGATGAGGGCAGCCGTGGACCTGCTGATGGAGCCCGTCGCCTCGGCGGCCGACGCCGGGTCCAGGAGCCGGTCGCAGTTGAACCAGGCGAGACCCCGGACGACGCGGATGCCGTAGTTCGTCAGGAGCTCGTCGTCGCGGGTGAACAGCCGGTCAAGCGAGCGCAGACCGCGGCAGTACCGGTCGGCCAGGTCGTCCTGCACCTCGTCGATGCACTTCGCGAGCAGCTCGTTCATCCGGTGGAAGTCGCCGATGTGCTCGTGGTTGCTCCGTCGGGCGTTCAGGGACCGCAAGGCGAGGGGCAGGTCGTAGGACATGTGCGCCATCATGGAGAAGAGCACGTCCTCGAGGACGTAGGACCGCCGGGCGGTGGAGGCGGCGTATACGTCGCGCCATGGCTGCGGAATGGTCTCCGGCAGGTCCGCCCGGTCGACGACGGCGTCCCGGCGCGGCGGCTGTTCCCGTTCCCCGAGCCAGGCGTCGATGGCCGTTATGGCCGTGAAGTAGGCGGATGCGAGGGAGACGGACAGGTCGGCGACCCAGTGCGGCTCCCGGAACGAGAGCGCGTTCGTGCGCAGGCTCGCGGCCAGGCTGGAGGTGAGCCGGTAGTAGGCGTAGGCGAACACCGCACGGGGGTCGCGCATTTCGTCGTATCGCCTCACGTGGTCCGCGAGGCCGCGGGCCACGCCTGCGACCTTTTCGGCGGGGGAGGGGCCCACGGCCGTCATGGGCGGTCTCCGGTGGTGCTGCCGGCTGCAGGGACCCGGGCGGCTTTCTCCGTGGCCTTCGCCCAGTCGCACACCAGCTCCCCGGCGAGTGCGCGCCGGTCGGCTGCCACCTGGTAGGTCGCGGTCCAGGCGGTTCCCAGCAGAGGCATGTGGTAGGTGGACGCCATGCCCGCCTCACGGATCTCTGCAGGGTAGGTGAAGGTCCGTGCGAGGAACCTCGGCACGGGGCCGAATTGCTCGTCCGCGTGCACGACGATCGTGCGGCCGTCGGGGTCGAGGACGTAGCGCTCCTGCAACAGGTAGAGGGTCGCACCGAATTTCGAGAGCCTGACCGTGTTGTCGGCCTCTCCGAAATCTCCCTCGCGCGGCTTGGCCACGATGGTGGAGTCCAGCTGGGACGCTCCGGTGAGCCACTGTGACACGCACATGACGATGACGAGCAGCCGGTTCTTCGCACCGATCTCCCGGGCGCGCAGGAAACGCTGCCACGAGGTGACGCGGAAGGTGAACGTCCCTCGCCGGACTCCCGTCCCCACCTCGAAGTAGTAGACGTGACTGGGTGCTGTGGTTGTCACGCTGTGCAGCGTAATGCCGTGGCCCCTGCTCACCGGGGAAGGCCGGCCCCGTGTTGCCCCAGGCGCTTCCTGCGGGCGGAGCGGACGGTCGGGCGTGCGGAGCGAACAATGGACGGGGGCTCGCGTAGGCCCAGGCGCGCACG
This window contains:
- a CDS encoding DUF5995 family protein, with translation MTAVGPSPAEKVAGVARGLADHVRRYDEMRDPRAVFAYAYYRLTSSLAASLRTNALSFREPHWVADLSVSLASAYFTAITAIDAWLGEREQPPRRDAVVDRADLPETIPQPWRDVYAASTARRSYVLEDVLFSMMAHMSYDLPLALRSLNARRSNHEHIGDFHRMNELLAKCIDEVQDDLADRYCRGLRSLDRLFTRDDELLTNYGIRVVRGLAWFNCDRLLDPASAAEATGSISRSTAALITRIRYPDDWKLRCGTRLLRLLIPSRRQWPLPGTALD